cattttttacGCCGGTACCAGAACAATTACCGATGTTGTCCGGTCGGGTTAAGcagtaactttgactttacccGAGCTGTCTCCTCCCTCTGCTGCAGACGGGGACACCTGGCTGAGCTCTGCTCTCCCTCAGACTCAGGAAGAAGAAGCTTCTcgaagtttattttcttattcgcCAATATCAGTGGTGCCCTGAAGAAGTCACATCCGGTGATTTCAGAACAGATATTTCTATTTCTGGGCTCTATTTAACCTTTAACACTAAATCCGTGTGCTGAGGTAATTACTGTACCAGGTACGAATCTTTGTGTACCGTTAATTTCTAGCCCAACTTGCGACGCGTCGACGCACTGTTCGTAAATCGACAGATTTTTGTAATCGATTATTTCGATGCGCCACCTCTCCCCTAAACAACTcccctatttaaaaaaaatttattgtATTACTATGGATTAGAGGGATAATTTTGTCagaaatattttactgaaaatattGTTTGACAAATCATTTTGCTAATTGTGAggtgtttattttctgttacatctgctgtatattaaaaaacaaaacaaatacacatcttTGTCACAAGGTCCTCCACAGAGCTCAGCGTCTCTTCCTGCTTCCTCACATCGAGACCCCCTCCTTCATCCAGAGCTGCTTTGTAACACACCCAGCCACCGACAGCAGGAAATCCTGAGAGGCCTGGCTCAGCTACgtcaggtaacacacacacacacttctataCCAGTTAGCCTTGTGATAATGATTTGCCATTTTCAACAAATAGGCAGATGTGAAAATGTCAGCATCAGGgttatttttctttgaaaaccTGTACGTGGTTTGCAGGGAGATATCGGTCTGACTCAGCTAAAAGCAGTGTTAGTGCTAGTAAACtctttaaaaagtgatttttaaacATTCTCAAACCAATTACACTTTTCTattattttcatctgtgaaATTCTAATCAGCTACTACCACACTGCTTAGACACAACctatattgttttaatattttcaagtCAAGTTATCCCTACTGTATTGCTCCTCCATATCTTCATTTGTTGCCAGTTCAAGTATTTCGACATGTCTGTTTTAATCAAACAAATGTCTACTTCTGTTCTAATCACGTTTTTCTCCTAGGGATTGGTTCCCGTAGCCACTTTAATTAAATTGCAGTTTTTCTAATAGTTCTGCCCACCCAGAGCTTTTTGATGCCCTCTGAGGGGTCCGTAGGCATGTCCCTGTTGGTGGATGTGCAAAGAGCTCTTAATCTTTCTAACCAAGAGAAGTCCAGTtaacatgattcaatcttcggataaccaaacctggataaCTGATGTCATATGAGGTCTTTGGAGATCTCACGTTTTCTAGTAACCTTTGTTGGAGAGTTTACTTTTGAAAGGACTAGAGCAGTAATGTATCATCTTTCATCTCGACATCATTGGAGCTTCCGTAGTTGGTCATGCTGAGGCAAATCCCATTTTAGAAAAAGAACCTGGTTTCCCCtggttgttaaaaaataaagtctgcCTAAGCTCccaagaaagctgatttcccTGAGTCCCCTGGTTACTTAAATGTGTGTAAGCGTTTACTGTAGGGTCTCTCTGGATCATTAGAGAACTGACTCCCCTTCAGTGAGGTCTGTAGTCACCAAATGAGAAAGAACCTCTCCCTCACTCTTCACATACTGTGAAGTCCCCTTAGTCAGAAAGCTTTGTGTAGAGGCCAGTCGCCTTCCTCCTGTAAAGGTGGAGATCTTGGGGAGCTGTGTAGTCTTGCTGTGGTGACTCTCTTGGGAATAACTGCTTTTCGGTTCCCTCTAGCTGGGTCTATGTgactaaaaaggaaaacagggaCAGGTCAGGCCCCACATTGGACTTTATGTGGAAGCACAGTTCAGCCATCATTGAAGGGCTAAATATTAACCTTCTTGTGATTAAGTGGTAAAAAGTTTGTAATCAAATATATTTGCACCTTTTCATTCTCTAAATGGACATTTTCCAGAACAGCTTTGACTattactaaaaaaaattaatcataaTGATTGAGTCACACATGGCCCAATCAGCTCATGCTGTGCCAGCTCAGAGCCAAAGTTTTGGCTAAATGTTGTTCTGAAGTCAACATCaatattattcatttgtttggcCTCTTTGacagcatgtacacacactgatggctCCTCAACCATAGATGTACAAAccaatatttgtgttttcagggTTTACTACAGACTCAGAGAGAGTTGGAGACTGACCTAAATCCTCTACTAAAGCGCCATGACAACGAGTTCCCATTGCCTTCTGCCACACACCacatgtgacctctgacccctgaGAACTACACTTCCCTGCTGGCTGCTCCTTGTTTGTGCTCGCAGTGATCGGTGCATTTTAACCAGCCACGACAAATGTGTTGATATAAAACCTTGACTCTGTGTTCTGACGATCACAAGAGCAGTTACGTAATACTGTAGAACTTGGTGTCCAATGTGCCACAACATAGGGAAGATGAtgaatgattgttttttttcttgctgtaatTATTCCTCGTGATGAAATCCAGTCTTTGTTCtgtgaaaacaataatttaaatatgtagCATTCTTACATTCAAATTTATTCTCCCACTGTTAGATGGGtgtctgaaaggccactccAGACATTGTCCACAGTTCATGTTTGAAACGGGCTCTAAAGAGCTGTAGTTACAGGAGGACAGGTTACAGCCTGCAGGTTTTTCACTGCAGGTCCGGAAGAGGCCTGAGGCATCAGCTGTAGGTGCTGCAGCTCAATATGCAAAAACTGTGGTGGAATCCTACAGCTGCACGATAAGGGAGACATTATGTCCTcctgagaaagagacagaaaacaaatctgtcatGTCACACTGACAATCCTCACATTTCAACACAGCTAcacaaaaaatagatttttacattATAACCTCTGATGGACATTAGGTGTGAATGTCTTGTGTTGTAGGTGGTGGGAACTAAACCTGTCAGATCATGTTTTAAATGCacactacttttttttattttttatttgtgggATAGTTGGGAGGGAGCCCAGGGCTGAGAGACAGGAaatgaaacaaaccaaaaaaggtCCCAAGGCTGATGCTAGAACAGCAGATGTTCCATAGAACCAACTAAGCCTTTTGAAGCCATAGAACCAGGCAACTGTTGTTTTGTTAAGGGGAAGTCGCACAGACCTACTGCACTTAGCGAGTACTACTTTACAGAAACTGATGAGCTGAGGGATGAAAGCAGTCTGATCGACTTGTGAGTCCTTGTTCGAATAACCACTAATAACCACAGATCAATCTTTGAATTGTCTGTGGTTAAGCTGCACGTAAGTGCTGGGTTTTTAAGAAGAGAATTTAAagttatattgtattgtattagaTGTGCAATTTAAAAACTGGTGGAGTacattaaatgcaaaatgtcagCAAACTACCAAGGTACGTTGAATGGATTGTGACACCAAACCATCTTAGAAATAATCTGTGGAAGCATTTTGATTCTAACACCACAGATATATTTACAGGAACAGTGACTGTCAAAAGTGCAGCATCCAGTAGACAGGACACAGTTCTGACTTCAGTCTGAAAACATCTTTACATCacattcaacttaaaaaaaaaataaaaatcttgaCATGAATTTCTTGATTGTGTGTAGGGTTTGACACCAGCACTTGACTGAAAAAACAGGATGGTATTTTCTGAAAATCTGCTCCATGATTTCTACCTCACATCAAGATTCATGTCAGACTAAACTACTGCTGTTTCTTCAGGTTTCTGTCTGTTATTTAAGActattttaaattctgtttctgTGCACTTTGCATGCTGATGACACTATACCAATCAGGTATTGAGTTTAATGTTCTCTTTAAGGTTGGGGGggaatcagttttatttaaaatgtagttcCTGCAAAGAAGCAGTTGActtatttaaataatcaaaagaCAGGTGTGTTGTAGCTTCCTGCTGGCCGAAGAGCTCGATTCTGTTTACGCTTCTGtgttgttttagtgtgtgttgcaaatgtaataaacaaTGAAGTTTActgaaggcctcatttcttaCAAATGCAtatggtttttcatttttattcaggtCTTTAGTAGTAAACTGTTACTGTATAGTTGGCGTGTAGTTGTAGATTCAGGCACTGGACACGTAATGCCGGTAAAAGTAGTAAGATAGGGCTGAGTTATCAAATGGTAATTCTCAATTAATACATAACGTAATTACATACTCACCAAGTTTAGATGTGGGTAAATAGAATTCAGGTTTGATTCTTTCCTCTGAGCTGCCGAAAGGATTTGACTGTAAAACAGAAGCACTTTGTTTGGATTTACAACCAACTAAATGACCACAACAAATTAGAATAGGTGGAATTATTTCTGTTACTGTATTCTGTTGGTCAAATAAAACTGTATCAACTGGCCTGGTTTTCCACTGATTTGTCTGAGATGTGGGAACGTCTTTACTCCTGAATTCAGGTGTTTTTGGACACCTGAATGGGGAATCGCTGCATCACTTCCTGGGAAACAAGTGTCTTTTTATGGCAAAATGAGCTCAACCTCCAGAAAAATCATTattcaaattcacacacacacacacacacacacacacaaaaagatccATCGCAACAAATTACTCTTCGGGACCCGCAAATCAAGATTTCCAAGTGCTTGTTTGTTGGTGGTCCAACACTGAGTTTCCATTTGCCAGAGAGAACCAATTCACTCTTAATCGGATGTGGTTCAGGCATCTCACGATTTTCCTGGGCGCCTTCCATTGCACGTTGTCTGGACACATCCAGCAGGCAGGAGACCCTGAGGTGCCCCAGACCCTGCTGGAGATGATAGATCTCATCTGGCCCTGGAAGAGCTGGAAAAGTCAGAAAAGCTAGGGAAAGGAACATCTCACCTTGACTACCTGGCTGAACGTGCttgctgaaaacacatggaaTGAATTCAGTTTCTTCTCAAACAAGTGATGGTCCTCTGCCATAGTTATGGTTGGACAGTTTTGTCTTAACTTTTTGATTTTTTACAGCTAACGATTTTAGATCGcaatatgacaaaatgtacaCTTGGGTTCTGACTAAGAACAAGAAGACTTCACAGGTGCTGAGCAACTCAAGTCTACATGAATTAACAGTAAATTCATGAGTGTCCCATCTCTACAAGACCCAAAAACTTTAAACCATCAGCGTGCACTGCCTTCATAATGACCTACTTACTGTCAAAGAGTAACTCAAGCTGACGCTTGTTTGAAAAAGTTTGAAAGCAAACTCACCGTCTTTGGCAGGCaagtttaatacaaaaaatctctggtgtaaaaaaaacaacaaaaaaacaaaaacataaaaatacttcTTAAGTTAAAATCAGTCTTTTACAGAGTTTCGTACATACAACAGCAACTAAACAAACACCCTTCTGGGTATTAAACCAAGCATTACAGTAAGTACAAAGAACACTTTTTACAAGTCATAATGAGAGTCCGCTGGAAGACGAGTAAGGCAGCCAGTCCATCTTACTTATTTACAGCCTTTTCCTTTATTGtctcagttttaattttaagtgtCCTCTATGATGCAGACAACAAATAAGCACCTCAATGCTCCTCACTGTAAAGTTTCAGAGAATCTCGGTTCCTCAAGAAAAACCCAAAGCCTCTTATTTCCTATAGTGGGGAGAAAACTGGTCagtcagaaaatgtgtttcagaCAAGATGGTGGTGAATCCAAGGAAGGGAGTAACTGGCATCAGGGGCttcaaacattaacatttaacagttcAGTCAGTAACTAAAGAGCTCTGATAAACACCTACTGAACTGCCTCTTCAGAGATGAAGAGCACTTCCAGAAAATGACTTATGTACATGTCAGCGTGAATCATTGCGTTAAGGTGAATTTCACGTGTTTTAAAGACAATACACAGCCTTTCCCTCTGGTGTTTTACGTCTTTTTAAGTGCTGACACACCAACGGGTAGTGGTTACAGTGGGCAGTAAAGAGCAGGCTGCAGGTTCTGCTTTCAGTCCAGACTCTGAATACTATTATCTATCAACATAAAGATCAGGGTGCTGCTTGTGGGGGTCCTGGTGGCATTACAGATTTTCAGGTTGCCCAGATTCAGGACTGGATCACAATTATCTGAGACATTTCGGTCACTGAGATGTTCAGAAAATCGGTTACAAAAACTCAAAAGTAAACGACTTTGTTGTGACTTTTAAGATGGGAGAGGGACAAAATCATTGTTACAAAAATCGTAACAAAACTCATTAATAATTAAACCAAGAGGTGGCTCTTCCATTAAAGTCAGTGcaaacaggaagtgcaacaaaaacatttcttgacATTCACTTGATTCACACCACATGGTCTGAATCATGGTCGTTTGAGTCTTTTAACTGAGAGTCAGACAGATGGACGGAGGTGGGGGGGGTGTTAGACTATGCATAATATCACAAGAAAAGGACCAATTATATTAACTATATTCTTTTTCTTCTATTGATATTTTACAGCCTTTACACCTGTTTGAAGGTATAAAGTAAAGGTGTTGTTAGTTCATCTCACATCTTTCACCGACTGTATCTCTGTCACTATCAAATAAAAGTGtgtattttctacatttatccTGTACCCAATGTTTCAAATCTCTGAATGACTGGAGGGGATCCTGATCCAGGTTGATCCTGGACTAGGATTAGACCTCACCCTGAGCTTTTGgtgatcacattttaaattgtgatgTATTTCCTATTTTTTGGGAGCTGCGTACAGAGTGTTGTCACTGCCTGCTCCGCTAATTTGTCCAGAGCAGCAGGTGTGGAGATGTAACCGGTCTGGAAAAACTGGCTTTCTATATCCCATTAAAGCCCCCCCCTCGTTGCCCCCCTCTGTACCTGCTGTTGCTTGGACCCGCAGGATTGTGATACCCGCCCAGAAGGCCAGGACCTGTGCCAGGCTGTGGGAAGCCCCAAACCAGAGTGCCACCACCTGGAGGACACACCCCTCTTGTCCAGACAGGTGTGGGGCCCAAGAGACTCCTAATCCCTCCCAGGGTAGTCAGGGGCCCCAGCACGGGGCCATGGGAGAAAGGCTGATTGGAAAAACGAGCCAGGTGGGGGGGCTGCAGGAGGCCAACGCCCCACTGCTGCTGAGGTGGATGTTGTGGGTGTGAAAGTCTCGGCTGGAGATGGAGGTGCTCGTTTATTTGCTGTTGCTGGTTGCTGAGCTGCTGCAGGTGTTGTTGGATGTGCTGTTGTTGGGGCTGAGGGGGGCTCTGGCTGTCCTGCTGGCCCGTAGCCACAGTCATGCTTCCTGTTAGCTTGGTGGTACTGGCTGTGGTGTGTCCAGGTAGCACGTCTTCCCTTTTTATCAGCTGTTCCTGGCTCGACTGTGTGTTCCTATCAAAAGGAAAATGCCATTTGTGTCAAACCATTATCTCCTGACGCCTGACTCAAACCTCTTAATCACAATTATCATCTTGTTCGCATATGTTTTCTAACAGtttctaaattaaatcaattaaacTGAGATACAGCACATCAAACCTTTTTGTATGTCTGCAAAATGAATAATCCAAACACAAGATATCCTGAAACTAATTTAGTACAAAAACCTTGGGGTCATATTGGCAGAGCATGTTGTTGTGGCAATGAACTACAGAGCTTTAGTTCAGTCTTTCATTAATGGTTTAAATAACATAGCAGACATTCTCTCAACCCATCAAGCATCTTTTACAGTATCACGAATCAGCACAAATTATCACTAAAGTAAAGACACAGTCCATTAAACTGCAATGTTCCATTCACTAACCTTGATCGGCCGTCCCCTGCAGGACACGAGTAGGTACTGGAGGAGGCTGCATCTTGTTTAGCTGCGTTAGTTAGTTCAGGTTCTGCTTGTTGAGCTACTTTCTCTCTTCTGTCACTGGTGGAGTCGGGCTGGTTGCTTTGTCCTGCcactgcagctgtgttttgACTTACCAGAGGATCATCCCGCTGGTCTTTAGGTTCCGCTCCTCCTGTCCTCCGTCTTTCAGTGGGAAGCCCCACTctgtcctccctcctcccctcgTCCCCCAGTTCCAGCTGCAGCGCTGAATGTATCAAATCCAGGGTGGCTGCCACTGCTTTCCTGCCAGGAGTGAGCTGGGCTGACTCATTGGAACCTCCCTGACCTAAAGGAGGGGTGATGTGACCGCTACCCACACAAACTGGGTTTGCGTGGATGCTTCTGGGGGGGCTGCTGCAGCAATCCGTTTGCGAGTCTAACAGCTTTTGCTGTAACTGTGCCTGACGCTCAGCCCGAAACTGCGAGATGGCCTGTCGCAGCTTTTCAAAGTCCGTCTCCGACGGCTGTGGCACAGCGTCCTTACAGAAGGCATCTGGGACGAGCTGGTCAGAGAGATGGGGGAGAGTGGGGAGGCCTGAGCTACTCTGTTGAGGCTGATCAGAGGACGACACGGGATGGATGTGTTCTgggaagatggagggagagcATTCAGGACCAGACCCGGAGTCGCCTCGACTCTGCCTGCTAAGACCTAAGGACAGAGAAGAGCAgtcaaagacaaaaatcaaagGGGAGAGACAGTCGAACAAGGGAGAGAGCTGCAACTTgccccaaaatgtttttttattggtctGAATATATTAACTTTTCTTTCCTACCCATGTGTAAGGTGctaataagtattttttttgtttttgggtggGTCCCCCTGAAGGGCTGAATGgttatataaattaattaaccTTTCAAACAATGCATATTCCACAACTTACCTTTGGGGGACAGCAGGTCATCCATGATTGGCTGTTTATCCTTGATGTCATGGTAACCAACTAGTCTGGTGAAGTGGTGCAGAACTTCGTCTATACTGGCCACAATGATGCCACTGGCAGAGTATGAAGCCAACTTGTCAAAACGATGCTCTGAAAAACAGTTCAGGTGGTAAATTCAGTTTTCAAATCTCAGCAAGTAACCAGGTAATACTTCAATACAGTCAGGTAATACTTGAGTCCATTTTCAGGACTCAAAAAACAAAGGACTCCCAGTGCTGTCGACGCATACGTACCAGTCAGGAAGATTGTGTGTCGGTACTGTGTGTATCGGGCCTGGAGCTCGACGAGACAGTCCAGGTCAGGTGAGTGATGGCTCATCATGTCGCAGTGATGATACGGGAGGAACTCAATGATCTGCCGCTTCTGATACGTTGACAGTACATCTAAGAGGTTGGCTGCTTCTCTCCTGAACCTAACCACCAAACAAATGGACACCAACACATCAGGTCTACCAGCCAGAGACACAGCACTGATGATATCCTGCAGGAGGCCACTTTAATGAATTCATCAAAATATAGTGGTTTGGTTATTTGGACAAAAGTTGCATTAATTATAAAGTGGCTCAAATTTCACTTTGTATGGGACTTTAagagacactgacagacaaTACTGGAAGTGTCTCTAATGGCTGAAAATTGGTCATAAATCCACttgaaaaagtcaaacaatAAGTGGCACTTCTTAGTTCTTGCCACACAATCCTCTAAAGACACTTTCTTCAGCATTATTGTAACTCAGTATTCATGATTATGCAACAGTACCACTGGACCATGACTGTCAAATGTGTAGATGTTAATAATTATAGGCTTAAAAACAGGgctctgaaaaataaaaaaaataacaaggatTACAAAAACCCCATAATTTTTGCTGGTTTCATGAAATTTTATTCTAGTCCATGATCCtggaattattttgtattaGCACCTGAATAAATCCATAACAGCCTTAAGTTTAGGAGGGTGACCAATAAGGACAAAGCATGTACCAACCTTCAATGAAAAGAGCTTCAAATAAGAAGAGTTTATATGCCACTGAGTTCAGTTTTGTTGACTGTGGTAAGTTTTTGGGGACAAGAAACAGTTTCCAAACTGAGGACTTATGTTGGACTTAAACTACTGCAAGGCAGAAAAGAGAGTAGATGTTCACTATGTGGACCAACGTGGACCGTGTGGACCAATCACAGCTGAGGCATCTACATGACCACAGTGTGCAGACATCAGGCTTTGAAACACCTAAAGTTTAGATTTGACAAAAGTATAAATCAAGCCTTGAGGTTTTCAGAGCACTaattaaaaagagacaaagaaaatttcgctgaataataaaaaatgtgatgaaTCAGAATCATAACCTACAGCTTAACGTAACCTTGTACTGTTTGTGTCTGGTGTGATACAAGGTAGTGTTTACCCTGCACAGGGCATCAGTACCTGGCCTgttcttttaactttttgtgGGTTTTGAGGTGAACCTTCCATTTCCAGACACTCTCTGGAGAACTGTGCTGTTCCAGGAACATAAGCAGGGCAGCCAGTCGATCTGCAGAACAACATCtcatcaaacaaaacattactaCAAGTCCCCTACAGTTATGCATTTACTACATAACATGCCAATACAGTGCATACAGAAAGTATTCAaataactttttccacattttgttatgtaaatAAACCTTTCTAGCTtctattttaatgtattttatattttggaaaTATAAAGACTtgtgcaagacaaaaaaaaaacaaaaaggctaaAACTAGATGTTAATTCCTGACATACCATGAGTGATGACATCTGGATTAAGGACTAACTCATCTGAGATGATGCAGCCTCCAGATACAAAGAGCTCAATGTGGCTGTTGTTCCGGATGTCAGCCAGTGTATCAATTCCCACAAACGCAACGGACGGGTGACGCTTCAGAGACACCAGGCCTGGGATCTGAcgtgtacacaaacacataaacacacctcTCCCTTAGTCCATGTTCAGCCCGGTCTTTTAAGTAATGCTTCATGCAAACTTAACAGGAACAACAGCAGCCATAAGGCAGTGCAGAGACTGAGTGGAGTATTGACAACACCACATTCAACATCTCAATAGAACATCCTTTGCTTTTGCAAATTGACTTGAACAATAAAAGCAGCTAAGCCACTAAACTTCCTCTTACAGCCCCATGCAATCTCTCTGCAGACTGTCATCTCTGCACAAATCATGCAGGAGCGATTTCTCTCTCTATATTTAGCCTCACAGAACATAAACTAAGGTCTTCCTATCAAGTACGAAAGAAAGTAACAAAGGAAGcaagagacagaaataaaagagaataaTACAAATAAGTGTAATTATCAAGAGGAAACTGCACATTCTGTATTTAATGGCAGttatgcaaacaaaataatatataaaaaacaaacaaagggagACACATTACAAGTTTGACCTGAGGGGGATCATCTCCagagacagctgtgctgctcAGGAACAGCAGGGCGTGGATGCTCTCACAGGTGGTTACAATTTGAGTGGGGTCTGTGCGTATCCTGCACAAACGACTTCATCAGCTAGGGGGCGACAGCTAGCAGTGCTCTAATATTGCCACTGTTACTGCAGACAAAGAGCTGGCTGGAGGACCAAATGCTGCTGCACATATACAGATACAACTGGGACATGCCAGTCTCAAAGGGGCTCAGGTCAATTAGTCAAATAGTCTCATCTGTCCCCACTGTGAGACAGTTGGCGCCACTTTGTTAGTGGCAAACAACTACAGCATTGGGCAACCAAACCTAATGACATGAAGGTAAAGTTAGGGGCCCATCCAAGAGAACGACGAAGACGCTAAAGAGACAGATCAGGTCTCATCCAGTCTCTCTGAGGCTCACCCAGACTTTAAGGTACTAGTACTTCAAAGTGCATGAAGACTTGAAAAAAAACGTGACTTTGTTCGCAGCTTGTTAAAAGGTCTCATTATGATTCACCTCATGTATGTGTCCCGCGATGTCTTTGTTCTTAATAATGACCAGCAGTCTGTTGTCTGAGTTTTCCTGGTTCAAAAATGCCACTGGAGTCTGCTCAGTGTTCCCCTGCTTCAACAAGTGTTCCTACCAAAGAAAAATAGATTTCAAAAtattattgaaaatattaaaattcgACATACCAATTCCAGCTGAtaaatttgttaatttaaatacatgATTATGTAATACTTGCTAGAATGACAGAAGATTAAAATTCGTTATTAAATACCCATTTAATAATATCACTTCCTGAAAAGCGATATCgtgtacatacattttttttatattttttttacaaaaatcagtgaaaaaaCATTGAGACCTGTATTTGAATCATCAGCAATGATGTTACCTTAACATCTTTGTAGACCTGGTCTCCCAGCTCAGTGCTGTGGAAGTAGAACTGCAGGGAGTTCCTCTTCACATCTTTGATTATCTCCACCAGGCTGTTGAACACCTCCGGCTGCAACTGGCTGATCAGCGAGCTTAAGGCTGTGGCTGGGGGAGCCGGGCTTGCGCCGGGCCCAGGGACGGACACAGAGGCTGAGCTGGAGACTGGCTCGGAGGACTGTGAGGGTTCTGCCAAGGTCTTTGAGACAACACTGAACCCTGGCAAAGTAACCGCACTGTTTAAACCTGCAAAATTACTCCCAGCTTCTACACCAGTGGCATAATGTACAGTCCTGACGGTGCTGGTGTCTTGTGTTGGTCTGACATTCTGAGTCACTGTCCTGCTGATCTCTAAATCGTGACTTTGCTGTGGCTGCCACTGGGATGGTGGGGACTTGATAGAGGGATTATGGATGTTGGCAAGTTGGTAGGCCGAACCAGACACAGAGGTGGGGGTAGATAACGTGACATGTGAAGTTGGGGGATTCCTGCCATTTGTAGCATCAGAAAACGGTTTACTAACTGCATCTGGCTGCCACACCACAGGAGTTTGACTGACTGAAGTAATGACATCAGGAGCCCGCAGTTCATCGCTGCTCGCGGGAACCTCATCGTCTGTGTCCGTTTTATCATTAGCTGCTCGGATACCAGCCACAAAAGCACTAACTTTGCTAGCCAATGCTGCGTCAGCGTCAGTCTGGCCGGTGTTAGCTCTGTGGCTCGGCCACCTCTCAAACTCTGTTAGCATGCTGTTAATGCCGTCTTGTAGTGAATGAACGTAGTCCTGGACTGGTGGGCAGGGGTTGTAGAAAGACACGTACTGTGAAAACTGAGACACCGAGGTGTGTGGGAGTGCGTGAGGAAGTGCAGTGGATTCTGGGTTTGAAGTGGAGTGAGGGGACTGTGGaaagctgtagtgaacactCTCCTCCTGCAGGAGGTGATGTATCTCAGAGAAGAAGTCGCCTAGATGTTTGTCCACGATGCTGTCGATATCTCTGACAGCAGGAGAGGAGACAGGTGAAGGAAATACAGAACCACTTGCTAGTTCCTTGGCTTGTCCCTTTTGCTCCTTTCCACTAGCTACGTCATGTATCACACCAACCACACCCTCTACATCTTGTCTACTGTCTTTGGCCTTTTCTGGACCTTCTTTTTCCTTGTCCAACAGTTCTCTTTGTAACCGTTTCACCTCCCCGGTATTCTCATGTGCATCCTCTTTTCCTCGCTTAGtgggtggtagtggtggtgagGGGCTTGTCCTCTTCTCTGGAGCATTAGGAACAGATGGCTGGATAGATGGCTCTTCATTCTTTTCCTTCCCCCgagatttctcttttttctctatGAAGAGTGCTGCAGGAGACACACTGTGTTAGACTGGGAACACATTATA
This genomic interval from Channa argus isolate prfri chromosome 5, Channa argus male v1.0, whole genome shotgun sequence contains the following:
- the tasora gene encoding protein TASOR isoform X2, encoding MNDGLVRREAAPRRVSAAADHGAIVSLQDGELVDAHHPRVTPTGPDRLGAAAGSMARRTSAPLPVHHRHMPMEPLKFHIPRKTKEKRALFQYVSTESREYEDMLSILTSSYIDTSSAGSFTYSQPRLVHSELLEREFVEKRKEMKTDGRTDKELEESYCFLLADAAKLHSLCERGLFVGHSWITVLGNPGKGVYLSRYSDLLQMNPFTPGAIGEIVIFKVMKGKVKSIYENMKNLLDPTPRFDSHISKNTSKVTSLTSYRAFELTQQYFYEYLFDELRQRPRQVCPYAVVSFQVKGKDSSLSSKPLAPTRLNSQSAEGSKERTQYTVWTGDLVKGDKVLFQISLRSFSPPFLPHRLPEKLEIGSSMRLDQVTKLIPSDVFSYNLYNTNPEVVTNGYCCSLLEVIDRSRSMTSITRLLQELEIRRMVLVNQLTERGFLFLLSSVQMATPTERGDSWKRCLQALFIFPETRDVAKSTSRYVSPSHDASESSKSGATVMARLKEFIPGLHHALIKARANPPSELSAGVELQVKEYLMGLNDGKVRQYPMGEYDSELDVQGKAFPTPLHHRVNMDGYLRSYLYSPALYLLSVARARQVMEAHCGCEEAQAVRPSKEPSSNTRERQTNTQKMQQLIDRVLTCKRNAENEVKSEEGRDKGLKTPGRKRKLEQETAERALKFLKASQENGRQDKTPGDGSQASPDSLASVIGSVGLKDIDLREDGSELAARLLSLLTGLCQAASGTAGQSLSEGQEEMESSPLDKLATRLGLPTNCDIDLRKQEELEEQTAGSISSLEGFSPSSHSGEMNHHVAARGGGGGGLGRRAGGFEEEEEEWEIPWVLIPITGLCSERYKHRDRNIPQDPRFQHLATAAASTTTTNPPRKSPTPSPQPSPPLSPYQCPSPEPSPPPLASQCPSPDPSPPPSPSQCPSPEPSPPPSPSQCLSPEPSPPTSPSQCPSPQSSPLITSSQCPSPPSPSSFQSPKPNDLNPLNHDGANKEQLAPTASRDFVALFIEKKEKSRGKEKNEEPSIQPSVPNAPEKRTSPSPPLPPTKRGKEDAHENTGEVKRLQRELLDKEKEGPEKAKDSRQDVEGVVGVIHDVASGKEQKGQAKELASGSVFPSPVSSPAVRDIDSIVDKHLGDFFSEIHHLLQEESVHYSFPQSPHSTSNPESTALPHALPHTSVSQFSQYVSFYNPCPPVQDYVHSLQDGINSMLTEFERWPSHRANTGQTDADAALASKVSAFVAGIRAANDKTDTDDEVPASSDELRAPDVITSVSQTPVVWQPDAVSKPFSDATNGRNPPTSHVTLSTPTSVSGSAYQLANIHNPSIKSPPSQWQPQQSHDLEISRTVTQNVRPTQDTSTVRTVHYATGVEAGSNFAGLNSAVTLPGFSVVSKTLAEPSQSSEPVSSSASVSVPGPGASPAPPATALSSLISQLQPEVFNSLVEIIKDVKRNSLQFYFHSTELGDQVYKDVKEHLLKQGNTEQTPVAFLNQENSDNRLLVIIKNKDIAGHIHEIPGLVSLKRHPSVAFVGIDTLADIRNNSHIELFVSGGCIISDELVLNPDVITHDRLAALLMFLEQHSSPESVWKWKVHLKTHKKLKEQARFRREAANLLDVLSTYQKRQIIEFLPYHHCDMMSHHSPDLDCLVELQARYTQYRHTIFLTEHRFDKLASYSASGIIVASIDEVLHHFTRLVGYHDIKDKQPIMDDLLSPKGLSRQSRGDSGSGPECSPSIFPEHIHPVSSSDQPQQSSSGLPTLPHLSDQLVPDAFCKDAVPQPSETDFEKLRQAISQFRAERQAQLQQKLLDSQTDCCSSPPRSIHANPVCVGSGHITPPLGQGGSNESAQLTPGRKAVAATLDLIHSALQLELGDEGRREDRVGLPTERRRTGGAEPKDQRDDPLVSQNTAAVAGQSNQPDSTSDRREKVAQQAEPELTNAAKQDAASSSTYSCPAGDGRSRNTQSSQEQLIKREDVLPGHTTASTTKLTGSMTVATGQQDSQSPPQPQQQHIQQHLQQLSNQQQQINEHLHLQPRLSHPQHPPQQQWGVGLLQPPHLARFSNQPFSHGPVLGPLTTLGGIRSLLGPTPVWTRGVCPPGGGTLVWGFPQPGTGPGLLGGYHNPAGPSNSRYRGGQRGGGFNGI